The proteins below come from a single Falco peregrinus isolate bFalPer1 chromosome Z, bFalPer1.pri, whole genome shotgun sequence genomic window:
- the ZNF367 gene encoding zinc finger protein 367, whose protein sequence is MAERLPPGPPVFFCQDSPKRVLVSVIKTTPIKHSSRQGGEEPAPAPPVPTSPGFSDFMVYPWRWGENAHNVTLSPGSTAAPSALPPPRGGAGRAPAEDDEKVAGTGGGGRHLKDGIRRGRPRADTVRDLINEGEQSSSRIRCNICNRVFPREKSLQAHKRTHTGERPYSCDYPDCGKAFVQSGQLKTHQRLHTGEKPFVCSENGCLSRFTHANRHCPKHPYARLKREELTDRLSKKQTADNKAVAEWLAKYWETREQRAPALKNKTIQKTDQEQQDPMEYLQSDEDGEDDEEKNSAHSAARHRRLQEQRERMHGALALIELANLAVAPLRQ, encoded by the exons ATGGCGGAGCGGCTGCCGCCGGGCCCCCCAGTGTTTTTTTGCCAGGACTCCCCGAAGCGCGTCCTGGTTTCCGTTATCAAGACCACCCCTATCAAGCACTCATCGCGGCAGGGCGGCGAGGAGccggcgcccgccccgcccgtCCCCACCAGCCCCGGCTTTAGCGACTTCATGGTCTACCCCTGGCGCTGGGGCGAGAACGCCCACAACGTGACCCTCAGCCCCGGCAGCACCGCCGCCCCCTCCGCtctcccgccgccccgcgggggAGCAGGTAGAGCCCCCGCCGAGGATGACGAGAAGGTGGCCGGcacgggcggcggcggccggcacCTGAAG GATGGGATAAGGCGCGGCCGTCCGAGAGCAGACACCGTCCGCGACCTAATCAACGAAGGGGAGCAGTCTTCCAGCAGGATTCGTTGCAATATCTGCAACAGGGTCTTTCCGCGAGAGAAGTCGCTGCAGGCCCACAAACGAACTCATACCG gtGAAAGGCCTTATTCGTGTGACTACCCAGATTGCGGGAAAGCATTTGTTCAGAGTGGGCAGCTCAAAACTCACCAGCGTCTCCACACAGGGGAGAAACCTTTTGTCTGCTCAGAGAATG GCTGTCTGAGCAGGTTCACACATGCAAACCGTCATTGCCCCAAACATCCATATGCACGACTGAAGAGGGAAGAGCTCACAGACAGGCTGAGTAAGAAGCAGACAGCTGACAATAAAGCTGTGGCTGAGTGGCTAGCAAA ATACTGGGAGACAAGAGAACAGCGTGCTcctgctctgaaaaataaaacaatccaGAAAACGGATCAGGAACAGCAGGACCCTATGGAATATCTTCAGTCTGATGAAGATGGTGAAGAtgatgaagagaaaaacagtgctCATTCAGCTGCTCGCCACCGCCGCCTCCAGGAACAGCGTGAACGCATGCACGGCGCACTGGCGCTTATTGAGCTTGCAAACCTAGCTGTGGCACCCCTACGACAGTAG